From a region of the Rhinopithecus roxellana isolate Shanxi Qingling chromosome 8, ASM756505v1, whole genome shotgun sequence genome:
- the NUCKS1 gene encoding nuclear ubiquitous casein and cyclin-dependent kinase substrate 1 isoform X2: MSRPVRNRKVVDYSQFQESDDADEDYGRDSGPPTKKIRSSPREAKNKRRSGKNSQEDSEDSEDKDVKTKKDDSHSAEDSEDEKEDHKNVRQQRQAASKAASKQREMLMEDVGSEEEQEEEDEAPFQENSGSDEDFLMEDDDDSDYGSSKKKNKKMVKKSKPERKEKKMPKPRLKATVTPSPVKGKGKVGRPTASKASKEKTPSPKEEDEEPESPPEKKTSTSPPPEKSGDEGSEDEAPSGED; encoded by the exons AAATAGGAAGGTTGTTGATTACTCACAGTTTCAGGAATCTGATGATGCAG ATGAAGATTATGGAAGAGATTCGGGCCCTCCCACTAAGAAAATTCGATCATCTCCCCGAGAAGCTAAAAATAAGAGGCGATCTGGAAAGAATTCACAGGAAGATAG TGAGGACTCAGAAGACAAAGATGTGAAGACCAAGAAGGATGATTCTCACTCAGCAG AGGATAgtgaagatgaaaaagaagatCATAAAAATGTGCGCCAGCAACGGCAGGCGGCGTCTAAAGCAGCTTCTAAACAGAGGGAGATGCTCATGGAAGATGTGGGCAGTGAGGAAGAACAAGAAGAGGAGGATGAGGCACCGTTCCAAGAGA ATTCTGGCAGCGATGAAGATTTCCTAAtggaagatgatgatgatagtgactATGGcagttcaaaaaagaaaaacaaaaagatggttAAGAAGTCCaaacctgaaagaaaagaaaagaaaatgcccaaACCCAGGCTAAAGGCTACAG tgacgCCAAGTCCAgtgaaaggcaaagggaaagtgGGTCGCCCCACAGCTTCAAAGGCATCAAAGGAAAAGACTCCTTCTCCCAAAGAAGAAGATGAGGAACCAGAAAGCCCgccagaaaagaaaacatctacAAGCCCCCCACCCGAGAAATCTGGGGATGAAGGGTCTGAAGATGAAGCCCCGTCTGGGGAGGATTAG
- the NUCKS1 gene encoding nuclear ubiquitous casein and cyclin-dependent kinase substrate 1 isoform X1, whose amino-acid sequence MSRPVRNRKVVDYSQFQESDDADEDYGRDSGPPTKKIRSSPREAKNKRRSGKNSQEDSEDSEDKDVKTKKDDSHSAEDSEDEKEDHKNVRQQRQAASKAASKQREMLMEDVGSEEEQEEEDEAPFQEKDSGSDEDFLMEDDDDSDYGSSKKKNKKMVKKSKPERKEKKMPKPRLKATVTPSPVKGKGKVGRPTASKASKEKTPSPKEEDEEPESPPEKKTSTSPPPEKSGDEGSEDEAPSGED is encoded by the exons AAATAGGAAGGTTGTTGATTACTCACAGTTTCAGGAATCTGATGATGCAG ATGAAGATTATGGAAGAGATTCGGGCCCTCCCACTAAGAAAATTCGATCATCTCCCCGAGAAGCTAAAAATAAGAGGCGATCTGGAAAGAATTCACAGGAAGATAG TGAGGACTCAGAAGACAAAGATGTGAAGACCAAGAAGGATGATTCTCACTCAGCAG AGGATAgtgaagatgaaaaagaagatCATAAAAATGTGCGCCAGCAACGGCAGGCGGCGTCTAAAGCAGCTTCTAAACAGAGGGAGATGCTCATGGAAGATGTGGGCAGTGAGGAAGAACAAGAAGAGGAGGATGAGGCACCGTTCCAAGAGA aAGATTCTGGCAGCGATGAAGATTTCCTAAtggaagatgatgatgatagtgactATGGcagttcaaaaaagaaaaacaaaaagatggttAAGAAGTCCaaacctgaaagaaaagaaaagaaaatgcccaaACCCAGGCTAAAGGCTACAG tgacgCCAAGTCCAgtgaaaggcaaagggaaagtgGGTCGCCCCACAGCTTCAAAGGCATCAAAGGAAAAGACTCCTTCTCCCAAAGAAGAAGATGAGGAACCAGAAAGCCCgccagaaaagaaaacatctacAAGCCCCCCACCCGAGAAATCTGGGGATGAAGGGTCTGAAGATGAAGCCCCGTCTGGGGAGGATTAG